The Streptomyces sp. V4I8 genome includes the window CCCAGGACGTCGGTGATCTCCGCGACCAGCGTCAGCCGCTCGTTGAGGTCCTCCAGAGCACTCGTGTAGGCCGCACGCTCCCGGCGGGTACTGCGGTCGCCCGTGATCTCGGTGAACAGCACGGCCATGCCCTTGAAGGAGTCGCCGTCCGTCAGGGGAGAAGCGGACCACGAGATCGTGACCAGGCGACCGTCACCGCGCACGTAGCTGTCGCCCTCCCCGCGCGTGGCGGCCCCCTCGGCCAGCGCCCGGAGCAGCGGGCACTGCTCCCGCAGGAGCGCGCCGCCGTTCCTGTCCCGGTGCAGCAGTTCGTGCGCGTCCTTCCCGCGTATCGCACGGGTGGCTCGGCCCAGCAGCCGTTCGGCGGCCTGATTGACGGCGAGGATCCGTCCGGCCGGATCCACCACCATCACGGCCGTACTCAACTGCTCGACGACCTGCCGCCAGAAACCCGACGCGGCCGCCGGCCACGACTGCCCCTCACCTCCCGCACCGGGCACCGCATCCTCCACCATGCCGCCCTCCAGTCATGCACGCCGCCTTCCGGTCATGGTGGCCTCCCACCGAAGACCGCGGGCGCTCCAGCATCACATGAACGACATATCCGTAACCCGATGGTCCCCTGAGAGGAACCCAGACGCACGGCCGGCAGAAGGAAGAGCGCCATCACACCGCGCCATCACACCGGATCGCCCCTCCTGTGCCGCGTGCGTACGGTCAGCGGCGGGCGACCTGACGTTCGTCGTCCGCCGCCGGCCGGTACGTCATGCCGTAGTGCTGGAAGATCTCTTCCTCCCGCTCGGCCGGGCGGCATGGCGTCCGTGCCGATCGACGGGGGCGGTCCGTAGCTGGTGGCCATGGCCGGTTCGTCGGTGGCCCTGTCCACGTAGGCCGCTTCGAGCACGTAGGCCGCTTCGAGCATGCCGATCCTGCGCTGTTTCGGGTCGACCACGTCATGGTCGCGCCACTCGCGGATGTCGGCTGAAACGGATCACGCCGTGCTCCTGCCCGCGCGTTCCCCGGTGGTGCAACGGCCCTGGCGTACACACCGGTCAGCCGCGGCCCTCTTCCTCGGTCTCCATGAGCCGTATTCCCTGATGCGTCAGCATGACCGTCGCGGGTGTGTCTCCGTGGGCCCAGCGGACCGTGACGAGCCCTTCCTCCACCAGATAGGTGCAGGCAGCGGCCAGATCCTGCTCGGGGATCGCCAGATCGTCACGCAGCCTGGCTCCGGAGACGTCAGGGAGGCCGCTGCCTTCCATACCCTCGTACAGGGTCTTCATGATCGCTTCGCGGTAGGTCTTCCGCTCGTGCAGTGTCGCCATGGTCGCCGCCACTCGTGCCGGGCTCCGAACCCGTCGCCCCAGGCAAGGAGCAGGTCACAGGTCACCGACTGACTCCCGGATTTCACTCTACTCCGGGCCGGGCCACGAGGACCTGCCCGCGAGCAGCTCACCACCCTTGCCTCCGACCAGGACTCTGGCACACCGGTCCGCACTCGCGGCGGCCAGAAGCCTGGCGGCCGAGGGGGCGTCGGTCTCCGGGGGTATCACCGGAAGGTCCCAGCGGCCCGCGGTGCGGGACAGCAGAACGACCCCTGCGGATCAGGCTCAGAGGCCGACCAACCGGACTTCACCGTATGGCCGTTGGCGAAAATCCTGGGCGGGAGGATCGGCCAGTGGCGGGGGTTGACCGCGAAACGGGTGATCCGTCCCCACGGCGGATCCGGGGGCACCGCTGGTGACCGTGATCATCCGCTCTCAAGGGCACGCCATGGGCAGGACGTTCGAGAGGTGGACGAGTGCCGGGCGCTCATGGCCGATCGGGCGTCGTGCGTGTTCGAGCCGACCGGCCCGCGCCACATGCTCAGCTGGAACGGGGAACGGAACTGTCGGGCGCTTCGTGTTCCGCACGGCGGCGGTACTCGGCGTTGATGCGCTGAGCTTCCTCGAGCTGGTCCTCGAGGATGACGATGCGGCAAGCAGCCTCGATCGGGGTGCCCCTGTCGACGAGCTCGCGGGCGCGTGCCGCGATCCGCAGTTGGTAGCGCGAGTACCGGCGGTGTCCGCCCTCCGAGCGCAGTGGAGTGATCAGACGAGCCTCACCGATGGCTCGGAGGAAAGCCGGGGTGGTGCCGAGCATCTCGGCGGCCCGCCCCATCGTGTATGCGGGGTAGTCGTCGTCATCCAGACGACCACTGAGAGGGGTATCTGCTGTCATGTCACCTCGTTGTGCAACGCGTCGAGGGGCCCTGGTGCCGTACGGCACCAGGGCCCCGAAGGAAATTCAACACCATCTGTCGGCCCTAATGCGTTGCCGACCTTCTGTTTCCGCTACCGGCCCTGCAATAGGGGGGTGCGGGGATCGCGGCTGCGTGACCGGGGACCACCTTCCAATCCGGGGTCTAGCGGTACCCGGGCCGAGTGCTTCTCGGGCCGGGCGATCCTGATGGCGTCTGCTCCTCCGTCCTTCCTCTGAACCAACCTCTGTGAGCTGGCACTGCGGTACTGCTCGGTGGTGCTGTTGGCGGCCCCTCGACCTGCGAGCCGCCCAGTGCCGCCCTCAGCCCCGTCACCGTTCTGCGAACACCTTGGCTTCGGGACTCCAGAGCGGCACTGACCTGCGAACTTCATGTACTGCAACCCGCCAGTTCGTGTCTGCCGGGTTTCGCTTGACCGGTGTCAACGAGAAAAAGGCTAACCGTCCCAGAGCCCAATGTCTACTCCAGCAAGAGTAGATTTCAGCTCTCTAGGGGAGCAGATAGCCTGTGACCTGCAACAACGGGTGACGCAGGCCGTCGTGGCCGGCGGTCCGGTCGCGGAGAACGGACGGCGAGACGGCCGTGAGGGCCCTGCCGACACATGTCGGCAGGGCCCTCACGGGGATCCTGATGGCGGTTTGCCGCCCGGCCTCATACGTCCATGGAGGCGGCGCCGAGCAGTGCCGACGCGGTCTGGAGCGGAGTCGGGACACGCACGGGCGCGGCGTCGGGGCGGGCATGGCAGGTGAAGCCGAGGCGGGTCATGGCCCGGATGACTTCGCCGCCGGTGAAGTCGCGGCGGTCCTGACGGGTGATGACCTGGCCCACCTGCTTGACGGGGTAGCGGCGGCGGCCGATCGTCACGGAGTCACCCGTGACGATCTCGGGCGTGACGCCCTTCATCGAGGCCAGCACTCCGCTCTTGGTCAGGTCGAACGGGTACCGGGCGATGACACAGCGCATGAGCCCTCACAGAGAGAAGGAGAACGAACTGATCGGGGCGGGGCGGATCAGCGGGAGAGGACGAGGAGGGCCGGAGCCCGGCCGTGCTCCCCGATGGCGCCGGGGCGAGCGGCGCGCGAGACGAACGGTCCGTTGAGGACCTCCCGCAGCCGGATCCGGTCCGTGTACGCGGAACTGCCGCGGTGAACGGCGAGTTCTGCCCGGGTGATCGAGCCCGTGCACTCGTCGTCCCCGTCGCACAGGAGGAGGTACTCGACACCGGCACTGGCCATGACGGCCAGGGCGACCTCGACGGTCATGTCGTCCCGGACCCGGGGTCCGGCCGCGTCCATGTCATTGACCGTGCTCATGGGAACCGCCTGTCGCTGCGTCTGAACCGGTGTCAAAGCTGCCTCCTCGGACATGGGTGAGTTTCTGATCGATGTCTCTAGGCAGCCGGGTCGAAGGCGGGCCGCTGTGCCCTGCGCCGCCCCGCTCGTCCGGTGGCGCGCCCCTGGGCGGGGCGGTCGCGGCGGCCTCGGGATGAGGGAACCGCGGAAGACACGGCACGGCGGGGGCGTTCCGCGACGGGCGCGGTGATGACGACGGGAACACCGGAAGGGGCCTGGGCCCCGGTGATGCGGCTCAGTTCCGCCTCACCCGAATGTACCGGGGTGATCCGGGGGGTGACGCCGGCTGCCGCCATCAGTCGGTTCATGCTGCGGCGCTGGTCGGGGGTCACCAGGGTGACGACGCTGCCGGACTCTCCTGCGCGGGCGGTACGGCCGCCGCGGTGCAGGTAATCCTTGTGGTCGGTGGGCGGATCGACGTTGACGACCAGGTCGAGGTTGTCGACGTGGATCCCGCGCGCCGCGACGTTGGTCGCCACCAGTACCGTCAGATGTCCGGTCTTGAACTGGGCGAGGGTCCGCGTGCGCTGCGGCTGGGACTTGCCGCCGTGCAGGGCCGCGGCGCGGACGCCGCTGTTCAGCAGGTGCTTCGTCAGCCGGTCCACGGCGTGCTTGGTGTCCAGGAACATGATCACCCGGCCGTCTCGCGCCGCGATCTCGGTGGTCGTCCGGTGCTTGTCCGCTTCGTGCACGTGGAGCACATGGTGCTCCATCGTGGTGACCGCACCCGCCGACGGGTCGACGGAGTGGACCACCGGGTCCGCCAGATAGCGCCGGACGAGCAGGTCGACGTTGCGGTCCAGGGTGGCCGAGAAGAGCATCCGCTGCCCTGCGGCGCGCACCTGGTCGAGCAGCGCGGTGACCTGCGGCATGAAGCCCATGTCGGCCATCTGGTCGGCCTCGTCGAGGACGGTGATGGCGACGTCGTCCAGCCGGCAGTCGCCACGGCCGATGAGGTCCTTGAGCCGCCCCGGCGTCGCGACGACGACCTCCGCGCCGGCGCGCAGTGCACCGGCCTGTTTGCCGATCGACATTCCGCCGACCACGGTGGCCACCCGCAGCCGCACGGAGCGGGCGTACGGAGTGAGCGCGTCGGTGACCTGC containing:
- a CDS encoding DEAD/DEAH box helicase, translated to MNRARTTRTTRTFDRSPGSAAQRSGAPRRSNGYERRPAARQGEFALPKTITPALPAVESFADLALPAPLLAALKQQGVSVPFPIQGATLPNSLAGRDVLGRGRTGSGKTLAFGLAVLARTAGRRAEPRQPLALVLVPTRELAQQVTDALTPYARSVRLRVATVVGGMSIGKQAGALRAGAEVVVATPGRLKDLIGRGDCRLDDVAITVLDEADQMADMGFMPQVTALLDQVRAAGQRMLFSATLDRNVDLLVRRYLADPVVHSVDPSAGAVTTMEHHVLHVHEADKHRTTTEIAARDGRVIMFLDTKHAVDRLTKHLLNSGVRAAALHGGKSQPQRTRTLAQFKTGHLTVLVATNVAARGIHVDNLDLVVNVDPPTDHKDYLHRGGRTARAGESGSVVTLVTPDQRRSMNRLMAAAGVTPRITPVHSGEAELSRITGAQAPSGVPVVITAPVAERPRRAVSSAVPSSRGRRDRPAQGRATGRAGRRRAQRPAFDPAA
- a CDS encoding MerR family transcriptional regulator; this translates as MTADTPLSGRLDDDDYPAYTMGRAAEMLGTTPAFLRAIGEARLITPLRSEGGHRRYSRYQLRIAARARELVDRGTPIEAACRIVILEDQLEEAQRINAEYRRRAEHEAPDSSVPRSS
- a CDS encoding DUF5994 family protein, with the protein product MPPDPPWGRITRFAVNPRHWPILPPRIFANGHTVKSGWSASEPDPQGSFCCPAPRAAGTFR
- a CDS encoding SCO5918 family protein; the protein is MRCVIARYPFDLTKSGVLASMKGVTPEIVTGDSVTIGRRRYPVKQVGQVITRQDRRDFTGGEVIRAMTRLGFTCHARPDAAPVRVPTPLQTASALLGAASMDV